In Sedimenticola thiotaurini, the following proteins share a genomic window:
- the narI gene encoding respiratory nitrate reductase subunit gamma, translated as MTLNNFFFGAYPYLAGTIFLLGSWLRFDREQYTWKADSSQLLSGKGMRLASNLFHVGILAVFFGHLVGMLTPHSWFLALGISDTAHQYIAIYAGLIFGSLCLIGAIMLLLRRLSQPRVRAVSRRRDTFIIGWLLVTVTLGLSTTVISLEHAAHGNAGTMIALTEWVKSVATLSVDPGLIQDVHPIFKLHIFFGMTVFLLFPFTRLVHVWSVPLSYISRPYQIVRMKKVGMN; from the coding sequence ATGACACTGAATAACTTCTTTTTTGGCGCCTACCCCTACCTGGCCGGCACCATCTTCCTGCTTGGCAGCTGGCTCCGCTTCGATCGTGAACAGTACACCTGGAAGGCGGACTCCAGTCAGCTGCTGAGCGGTAAAGGTATGCGACTGGCCAGCAACCTGTTCCACGTCGGTATCCTGGCGGTATTCTTCGGCCACCTGGTCGGTATGCTGACTCCGCACAGCTGGTTCCTGGCGCTCGGTATCTCCGATACGGCGCACCAGTACATCGCCATCTATGCTGGCCTGATTTTCGGCAGCCTCTGCCTGATCGGTGCCATCATGCTGCTGTTGCGTCGCCTGAGCCAGCCCCGGGTACGGGCCGTCAGCCGCAGGCGGGACACTTTCATTATCGGCTGGCTGCTGGTCACTGTCACCCTGGGCCTGAGCACCACGGTGATCTCACTGGAGCACGCCGCCCATGGCAACGCCGGCACCATGATCGCCCTGACCGAGTGGGTCAAGAGCGTAGCCACCCTGAGTGTCGATCCGGGCCTGATTCAGGATGTGCACCCGATCTTCAAGCTGCATATATTCTTCGGCATGACCGTGTTCCTGCTGTTCCCGTTCACCCGCCTGGTGCATGTCTGGAGCGTGCCGCTGAGCTATATCAGCCGCCCCTACCAGATTGTGCGGATGAAAAAGGTCGGTATGAACTGA
- the narJ gene encoding nitrate reductase molybdenum cofactor assembly chaperone — MLIYNIMARLLDYPDGDLAENLPGILDAIQHDDTITPTEKEGLLQLIAWMNLHDLTSLQSQYVQTFDMVPEHDLHLTHHLFGDDRGRGPALIDLSEHYKASGLEVAGNEIPDFLPLILEYVSTLDELQARVFLGDAAKVLKVIGDNLEKAGSPYARILRIVENRGHLAQAA; from the coding sequence ATGCTTATCTACAACATCATGGCCCGGCTGCTGGATTACCCGGATGGGGATCTGGCGGAAAACCTGCCGGGGATTCTGGATGCAATCCAGCACGACGACACGATCACCCCGACGGAAAAAGAGGGGCTGCTACAGCTCATCGCCTGGATGAACCTGCACGACCTGACCAGCCTGCAGAGCCAGTACGTGCAGACCTTCGACATGGTGCCGGAACACGATCTGCACCTGACCCACCACCTGTTCGGTGATGATCGCGGCCGGGGCCCCGCCCTGATCGACCTGTCCGAGCACTACAAAGCCAGTGGCCTGGAAGTGGCAGGCAACGAGATCCCCGACTTCCTGCCCCTGATCCTGGAGTATGTATCCACCCTGGACGAGTTACAGGCACGGGTGTTCCTGGGCGATGCCGCCAAGGTACTGAAAGTGATTGGTGACAACCTGGAGAAGGCCGGCAGCCCTTATGCGCGGATTCTCCGCATCGTGGAAAACCGTGGCCATCTGGCCCAAGCAGCCTGA
- a CDS encoding DUF1330 domain-containing protein, whose product MSNAYVIGHITVKDADKWSQYREQVPATLEPWGAELLLRANLARVLDGTHAHTDTVVIRFPDLAAANGWHESAAYQALIPLRQSAADIDLLIFQE is encoded by the coding sequence ATGAGTAATGCCTACGTAATCGGCCATATCACGGTCAAAGATGCCGACAAGTGGTCCCAATATCGCGAACAGGTGCCGGCCACCCTGGAGCCCTGGGGCGCGGAACTGTTGTTACGTGCCAATCTGGCCCGGGTGCTGGATGGCACCCATGCCCATACCGATACGGTGGTGATCCGTTTCCCCGATCTGGCGGCGGCCAACGGCTGGCACGAATCGGCCGCCTACCAGGCGCTGATCCCGCTGCGCCAGTCAGCAGCCGATATAGATCTGCTGATTTTCCAGGAGTAA
- the narH gene encoding nitrate reductase subunit beta, translated as MNIRAQIAMVLNLDKCIGCHTCSVTCKNIWTNRKGVEYAWFNNVESKPGIGFPKEWENQEKWKGGWKKENGQLELRAGGRISKLVNIFANPDMPEIDDYYEPFDYDYPKLQNKPLSEAAPTARPLSQITGERMEKIQWGPNWEDDLAGEFESRSVDQNFKGIQKQIYKDFEKTFHMYLPRLCNHCLNPACVASCPSGAIYKRDEDGAVLIDQDRCRGWRMCVSACPYKKIYFNWESGKSEKCILCYPRIESGMPTACAESCVGRIRYMGVVLYDADRISDAAAVEGEKDLYNAQMDIFLDPNDPEVIRQAQEQGIPDTWLDAARRSPVYKMAIEWKIAFPLHPEYRTLPMMWYVPPLSPVQSQIDQGTLPTEADGCIPKAEALRFPVQYLANLLTAGDEKPIISALNRLLAMRSNQRSKAVEGTCNTAALEAVGMTEAQSDEMYQLLGIANYNDRFVIPTANEALAQEDPYAFQGQNGFSAGNISSQGSDSGQGFTLFPAPRKRTHTPQGIQPRKKDKV; from the coding sequence ATGAATATACGTGCACAAATTGCAATGGTCCTGAACCTGGACAAGTGCATCGGTTGTCACACCTGTTCGGTGACCTGCAAGAACATCTGGACCAACCGCAAGGGTGTTGAGTACGCCTGGTTCAACAACGTGGAATCCAAGCCTGGTATCGGCTTCCCCAAGGAGTGGGAGAACCAGGAGAAGTGGAAAGGCGGCTGGAAAAAAGAGAACGGCCAGCTGGAGCTGAGGGCCGGTGGTCGTATCAGCAAGCTGGTGAACATCTTTGCCAACCCGGACATGCCGGAGATCGACGACTACTACGAGCCGTTCGACTACGACTATCCCAAGCTGCAGAACAAACCGCTCTCCGAGGCGGCACCCACCGCCCGTCCCCTGTCCCAGATCACCGGCGAGCGCATGGAGAAGATCCAGTGGGGTCCCAACTGGGAGGATGACCTGGCCGGCGAGTTCGAGAGCCGCTCGGTGGATCAGAACTTCAAGGGCATCCAGAAGCAGATCTACAAGGATTTCGAGAAGACCTTCCACATGTATCTGCCCCGGCTCTGTAACCACTGCCTGAACCCGGCCTGCGTGGCCAGTTGCCCCTCCGGCGCCATCTACAAGCGGGACGAGGACGGCGCGGTGTTGATCGACCAGGACCGCTGCCGCGGCTGGCGCATGTGTGTCAGCGCCTGCCCGTACAAGAAGATCTACTTCAACTGGGAGTCGGGCAAGTCCGAGAAGTGTATCCTCTGCTACCCCCGCATCGAGTCCGGCATGCCTACCGCCTGCGCCGAGTCCTGCGTCGGCCGCATCCGCTACATGGGCGTGGTGCTGTATGACGCGGACAGGATCAGCGATGCCGCCGCGGTAGAGGGTGAAAAGGATCTCTACAACGCCCAGATGGACATCTTCCTGGATCCCAATGACCCGGAGGTGATCCGCCAGGCCCAGGAGCAGGGTATCCCTGACACCTGGCTGGATGCCGCCAGGCGTTCACCGGTCTACAAGATGGCCATTGAATGGAAGATCGCCTTCCCGCTGCACCCGGAATACCGCACCCTGCCGATGATGTGGTACGTGCCACCGCTCTCCCCGGTACAGAGCCAGATCGACCAGGGCACCCTGCCGACTGAGGCCGATGGCTGCATACCCAAGGCGGAGGCACTGCGCTTCCCGGTCCAGTACCTGGCCAACCTGCTCACCGCCGGTGACGAGAAACCGATCATCAGCGCCCTGAACCGCCTGCTGGCGATGCGCAGCAACCAGCGTTCCAAGGCGGTGGAGGGTACCTGCAACACGGCCGCCCTGGAAGCAGTCGGCATGACCGAAGCCCAGTCCGATGAGATGTACCAGCTGCTCGGTATCGCCAACTATAACGACCGGTTTGTGATCCCCACCGCCAACGAGGCGCTGGCCCAGGAAGATCCCTACGCCTTCCAGGGTCAGAACGGTTTCAGCGCCGGCAACATCAGTTCCCAGGGCAGCGACAGCGGCCAGGGATTCACCCTGTTCCCCGCACCGCGCAAGCGTACCCATACGCCCCAGGGCATCCAGCCACGGAAAAAAGACAAGGTTTAA
- a CDS encoding TetR/AcrR family transcriptional regulator, whose protein sequence is MPYPEDHKAKSKERILKSATELFCRYGFEKVSISQIMKLAKLTHGAFYAHFESKEALYNASFLETLKGSRAARLVKGPLSIKHLTALVTNYWNLQELREKSKPGPETILFNEIGNDNAEVKKLFETSYHSLKKMLETRIMALSRLKKLPFEPDRDTIAEKARAILASLVGAVAIAKSIPHEEERRAILESAQKQILIMLGVSETELDSLLGSAAPDSWS, encoded by the coding sequence ATGCCATACCCGGAAGATCACAAAGCAAAGTCAAAAGAGCGCATTCTGAAATCCGCTACAGAGCTGTTTTGTCGCTACGGTTTTGAGAAGGTCTCTATCAGCCAGATTATGAAACTGGCGAAACTGACCCATGGCGCCTTCTATGCGCACTTTGAATCCAAAGAGGCGCTCTACAATGCGTCGTTCCTGGAGACTCTGAAAGGCAGCCGTGCTGCCCGACTGGTCAAGGGGCCGCTGTCGATCAAGCATCTGACCGCCCTGGTGACCAATTACTGGAATCTGCAGGAGTTGCGGGAGAAGAGCAAGCCGGGACCGGAAACGATCCTGTTCAATGAGATCGGTAACGACAACGCCGAAGTCAAAAAGCTGTTTGAAACCTCCTACCACAGCCTGAAGAAGATGCTGGAAACCCGCATCATGGCCCTGAGTCGGTTGAAGAAGCTGCCGTTCGAGCCGGACCGGGACACTATCGCGGAAAAGGCCCGGGCCATTCTCGCTTCCCTGGTGGGGGCCGTTGCGATTGCCAAGAGCATCCCCCATGAAGAGGAGCGCCGCGCTATCCTGGAATCGGCCCAGAAACAGATCCTGATTATGCTCGGAGTGAGTGAAACGGAGCTGGACAGCCTGTTGGGCTCGGCCGCGCCGGACTCCTGGTCATGA
- a CDS encoding phosphoribulokinase has product MGKREFPIVAVTGSSGAGTSTVRDAFSHIFYREGIQALMIEGDSYHRYTRSEMKKATKLAKQQGRNLSHFSPEANLLDDLAEMFRKYKATGQGRIRYYLHNEEEALPWGLKPGTFTPWETTKEETDLLLYEGLHGGMPEVRPYVDLLIGVVPIINLEWIQKIQRDNQTRGYDTETTVEAIKRRMDDYVEHITPQFSHTDINFQRIPTVDTSNPFISREVPSADESLVVIRVKKRIIKKYHIDLVYLKHMIEHSFISRRNTLVIPGTKMAFAMEVLLAPIIEDLVKNSKNAQRVKKKKKSARQDD; this is encoded by the coding sequence ATGGGTAAGAGAGAATTTCCAATTGTCGCCGTAACCGGCTCTTCCGGAGCGGGCACCAGTACCGTCAGGGACGCGTTCAGTCACATTTTCTACCGGGAGGGTATCCAGGCCCTGATGATCGAGGGCGACTCCTACCATCGCTACACCCGCAGCGAGATGAAAAAGGCCACCAAGCTGGCCAAACAGCAGGGGCGCAACCTGAGTCATTTCAGCCCTGAGGCCAACCTGCTGGACGATCTGGCGGAGATGTTCAGAAAATACAAGGCAACCGGCCAGGGCAGGATCCGTTACTACCTGCACAATGAAGAGGAGGCCCTGCCCTGGGGACTCAAACCCGGCACCTTCACCCCCTGGGAAACGACCAAGGAGGAGACCGACCTGCTGCTCTACGAGGGGCTCCATGGCGGCATGCCGGAAGTGCGTCCCTACGTGGATCTGTTAATCGGCGTGGTGCCGATCATCAATCTGGAGTGGATTCAGAAGATCCAGCGGGACAACCAGACCCGCGGCTATGACACCGAGACCACCGTCGAGGCGATCAAGCGGCGCATGGATGACTACGTGGAGCACATCACGCCCCAGTTCTCCCATACCGACATCAACTTTCAACGCATACCCACGGTGGACACCTCCAACCCCTTTATCTCCCGGGAAGTGCCCAGCGCCGACGAGAGCCTGGTGGTGATCCGGGTCAAGAAACGCATCATCAAGAAGTACCATATCGACCTGGTCTACCTGAAACACATGATCGAGCACTCCTTCATCTCCCGGCGCAATACCCTGGTGATTCCCGGTACCAAGATGGCCTTTGCCATGGAGGTGCTGTTGGCGCCGATTATCGAAGACCTGGTGAAGAACTCCAAGAACGCACAACGGGTGAAGAAGAAGAAGAAGAGCGCCCGGCAGGACGACTGA
- a CDS encoding nitrate reductase subunit alpha, producing MSHFLDRLRFFKKVQETFSKGHGIVTNEDRQWEDTYRNRWRHDKVVRSTHGVNCTGGCSWKIYVKNGLVAYEMQQTDYPETRPDLPNHEPRGCQRGASFSWYLYSPHRIKYPLVRGRLIDLYRQERNSGKDPVEAWEAIQQDPAKRNSYTAVRGLGGFVRSNWEELTEIIAAANVYTIKKWGPDRIYGFSPIPAMSMISYAAGSRYLSLIGGACGSFYDWYCDLPAASPQVWGEQTDVPEAADWYNAKYIIICGANLPMTRTPDAHFAIESRYNGTKVVSMAPDYAEFVKFADLWMPVKQGTDAAAFMAMGHVALNEFHIKRQDPYFSEYVRTYTDMPMQVMLRKEGDRYVSGRFLRATDFDQNLGEANNPEWKTVVYDAVSQAFVVPNGSVGFRWGEEGKWNLLPKNAANQADIEAELSCLDSRDEVVEVAFPHFTPDEDDTLLRNIPVRKLKLASGEEVYVTSVFDLMVSQYGIDRGLGDNLATSYEDESVPYTPAWGSKVTGIKTADLVRTGREFAENAAKTRGKSMVIMGAAINHWYHNDLGYRSIMNLLHLCGCVGQSGGGWAHYVGQEKLRPQAGWAPIAFALDWHRPPRHMNSTTYWYFHTDQWRYEKVEADNILGSTAQAKYKGYQIADYNVVSQRLGWLPSAPHFNKNPLDIVKAAEAAGATDEAGVAQYMVEQLKSGDMAFSIEDIDAEENHPRNLFVWRANLIGCSAKGHEYFLKHLLGAQNGVMQEGTEGASCQEIKWREKAPIAKLDLMVDINFRLNSTGAYSDIILPTATWYEKADLNTTDMHPFVHPLGKAVDPAFESKSDWQIFMRIAKKFSEIAEKHLGTMKDVVSLPMQHDTPMAMAQPYGEVKDWKRGECDLIPGKTAPMFKVVERDYPNTYKKYSSVGPLMDKLGNNIKGLDWNTELEIEQLKTLNGVITEPGISQGRPSLLEDVHVCDTVLHMAPETNGEVAHKSWSALTQKTGINHSHLYEGRHEEKIRYHDIVAQPRKIITAPTWSGIESEEVSYNACYTNIHEHIPFRTLTGRASFYLDHQWMLDFGEGLCCYRPPQDLGAHKNLPKELANKLAGKQTLTLNWITPHSKWGIHSSYQDNLRMLTLFRGGPYFWLNEEEARSIGIKDNDWVEAVNANGATVARVVVSQRIPKGMAIMYHAQEKNVNVPGSNTTGKRGGILNSVTKVVMKPTNMIGGYAQLSYAFNYYGTVGSQRDENVIVHKIEDADVNWLEGDLTPEREAQLNPQGINN from the coding sequence ATGAGCCACTTTCTTGACCGCCTGCGGTTTTTCAAGAAGGTCCAGGAGACCTTCTCCAAGGGCCACGGCATCGTCACCAACGAGGATCGCCAGTGGGAGGACACCTATCGCAATCGCTGGCGCCATGACAAGGTGGTTCGCTCCACCCACGGCGTGAACTGTACCGGTGGCTGTTCCTGGAAGATCTATGTCAAGAACGGTCTGGTCGCCTACGAGATGCAGCAGACCGACTATCCCGAGACCCGCCCCGACCTGCCCAACCATGAGCCCCGGGGTTGTCAGCGGGGCGCCTCCTTCTCCTGGTACCTGTACAGCCCGCACCGGATCAAGTATCCCCTGGTGCGCGGTCGTCTGATTGATCTCTATCGCCAGGAGCGCAACAGCGGCAAGGATCCGGTGGAAGCCTGGGAAGCGATCCAGCAGGATCCCGCCAAGCGCAACAGCTACACCGCGGTGCGCGGCCTGGGCGGTTTCGTCCGCTCCAACTGGGAAGAGCTGACCGAGATCATCGCCGCCGCCAATGTCTACACCATCAAAAAGTGGGGCCCGGACCGGATCTACGGCTTCTCCCCGATCCCTGCCATGTCCATGATCAGCTACGCGGCCGGCTCCCGCTACCTCTCCCTGATCGGCGGGGCATGTGGCTCCTTCTACGACTGGTACTGCGACCTGCCCGCCGCCTCTCCCCAGGTGTGGGGTGAACAGACCGACGTGCCGGAAGCGGCCGACTGGTACAACGCCAAGTACATCATCATCTGCGGCGCCAACCTGCCCATGACCCGGACCCCGGATGCCCACTTCGCCATCGAGTCCCGCTATAACGGTACCAAGGTGGTCTCCATGGCGCCGGACTACGCTGAGTTCGTCAAGTTCGCCGACCTCTGGATGCCGGTCAAACAGGGCACCGACGCCGCCGCCTTCATGGCCATGGGTCACGTGGCGCTGAACGAGTTCCATATCAAAAGACAGGACCCCTACTTCTCCGAGTACGTCCGCACCTACACCGATATGCCGATGCAGGTGATGCTGCGCAAGGAGGGTGACCGTTATGTCTCCGGCCGGTTCCTGCGCGCCACCGACTTTGACCAGAACCTGGGCGAAGCCAACAATCCGGAGTGGAAGACCGTGGTGTATGACGCGGTCAGCCAGGCTTTCGTGGTCCCGAACGGCTCGGTCGGTTTCCGTTGGGGTGAGGAAGGGAAGTGGAACCTGCTGCCGAAAAATGCCGCCAACCAGGCCGACATCGAGGCCGAACTGAGCTGTCTCGACAGCCGCGATGAGGTGGTGGAGGTCGCCTTCCCCCACTTCACGCCGGACGAGGATGACACCCTGCTGCGTAACATCCCGGTACGCAAGCTGAAACTGGCCTCCGGTGAAGAGGTCTACGTCACCTCGGTATTTGACCTGATGGTCTCTCAGTACGGTATCGACCGGGGCCTGGGTGACAACCTGGCCACCTCCTACGAAGACGAGAGCGTCCCCTACACCCCGGCCTGGGGCTCCAAAGTCACCGGCATCAAAACCGCCGACCTGGTCCGCACCGGCCGCGAGTTTGCCGAGAACGCAGCCAAGACCCGGGGCAAGTCCATGGTCATCATGGGTGCCGCCATCAACCACTGGTACCACAACGACCTGGGTTACCGCTCAATCATGAACCTGCTGCACCTGTGTGGTTGCGTGGGCCAGTCCGGCGGTGGCTGGGCACACTACGTGGGTCAGGAGAAACTGCGTCCCCAGGCCGGCTGGGCACCGATCGCCTTCGCCCTCGACTGGCACCGTCCGCCGCGCCACATGAACAGCACCACCTACTGGTATTTCCATACCGACCAGTGGCGCTACGAGAAGGTTGAAGCCGACAACATCCTCGGCTCCACCGCACAAGCCAAGTACAAGGGCTACCAGATTGCCGACTACAATGTCGTCTCACAACGTCTTGGCTGGCTCCCCTCGGCCCCGCACTTCAACAAGAACCCGCTGGATATCGTCAAGGCGGCGGAAGCGGCCGGCGCCACCGACGAGGCCGGCGTGGCCCAGTACATGGTCGAACAGCTGAAGAGCGGCGACATGGCCTTCTCCATCGAGGATATCGATGCGGAGGAGAACCACCCCCGCAACCTGTTCGTCTGGCGCGCCAACCTGATCGGCTGTTCTGCCAAGGGTCATGAGTATTTCCTCAAGCACCTGCTGGGAGCCCAGAACGGCGTCATGCAGGAGGGCACCGAAGGGGCCAGCTGTCAGGAGATCAAATGGCGCGAAAAGGCGCCCATCGCCAAGCTGGACCTGATGGTGGATATCAACTTCCGCCTCAACTCCACCGGTGCCTACTCGGACATCATCCTGCCCACCGCCACCTGGTACGAAAAGGCCGACCTGAACACCACTGACATGCACCCGTTCGTGCACCCGCTCGGCAAGGCGGTGGATCCGGCATTTGAATCCAAGTCTGACTGGCAGATCTTCATGCGCATTGCCAAGAAGTTCTCCGAAATCGCCGAGAAACACCTGGGCACGATGAAGGATGTGGTGTCACTGCCGATGCAGCATGACACTCCGATGGCCATGGCCCAACCCTACGGTGAGGTAAAGGACTGGAAGCGCGGCGAGTGCGACCTGATTCCGGGCAAGACCGCGCCCATGTTCAAGGTGGTGGAGCGTGACTACCCCAACACCTACAAGAAGTACAGCTCGGTCGGCCCATTGATGGACAAGCTGGGTAACAACATCAAGGGGCTGGACTGGAACACCGAACTGGAGATCGAGCAGTTGAAAACCCTCAACGGCGTGATCACCGAGCCGGGTATCTCCCAGGGTCGTCCCTCGTTGCTGGAAGATGTGCATGTCTGCGACACGGTGTTGCACATGGCGCCGGAGACCAATGGCGAGGTGGCCCACAAATCCTGGAGCGCCCTGACCCAAAAGACCGGCATCAACCACAGCCACCTGTACGAGGGCCGTCACGAGGAGAAGATACGCTACCACGATATCGTGGCCCAGCCGCGCAAGATCATCACCGCGCCCACCTGGTCCGGTATCGAATCCGAGGAGGTGAGCTACAACGCCTGTTACACCAACATCCATGAGCACATCCCGTTCCGTACCCTGACCGGGCGCGCCTCGTTTTATCTCGACCACCAGTGGATGCTGGACTTCGGCGAGGGTCTCTGCTGCTACCGTCCGCCCCAGGACCTGGGTGCGCACAAGAACCTGCCCAAGGAGCTGGCGAACAAGCTGGCCGGCAAGCAGACCCTGACTCTGAACTGGATCACCCCGCACTCCAAGTGGGGCATCCACTCCTCCTACCAGGATAACCTGCGCATGCTGACCCTGTTTCGCGGCGGCCCCTACTTCTGGCTCAACGAGGAGGAGGCCCGCAGCATCGGCATCAAGGACAACGACTGGGTCGAAGCGGTCAACGCCAACGGCGCCACCGTGGCCCGGGTGGTGGTAAGCCAGCGTATCCCCAAGGGTATGGCGATCATGTACCACGCCCAGGAGAAGAACGTGAACGTACCCGGCTCCAACACCACCGGCAAGCGGGGCGGCATTCTCAACAGCGTGACCAAGGTGGTGATGAAACCGACCAACATGATCGGCGGCTACGCCCAGCTCTCCTACGCCTTCAACTACTACGGCACCGTGGGCAGCCAGCGGGATGAAAATGTCATCGTGCACAAGATCGAAGACGCCGACGTGAACTGGCTGGAGGGTGATCTGACACCGGAACGGGAGGCTCAACTCAATCCGCAGGGAATCAACAACTGA
- a CDS encoding MFS transporter yields the protein MSDLQKWDVEDARFWESEGKRIASRNLWISIPSLLCGFAIWLYWGIITVQMLNLGFPFAKSELFTLAAIAGLTGATLRIPSSFFIRIAGGRNTIFFTTALLMLPAIGTGIALQDKSTPIWVFQALAFLSGFGGGNFASSMSNISFFFPKRQQGLALGLNAGLGNAGVTTMQILVPLVMTFGIFGGEPMILENTSGTLIGKIPAGTESYIHNAGYVWLLLLIPLAFAGWFGMNNIRTEDVSPHIGSPVSAMSRITGLLLIGFFTAAIGLYIILPAPTGLGAPGWAKWPVIAAILLGTVLLMKQIPGDIKPNLQRQFRIFSNKHTWIMSIIYTMTFGSFIGYSAGFALAIKVVFGYQHLVVDGVLTHDTVNANGPSALMYAWMGPFIGALIRPVGGWIADKVGGAKVTQIVSVIMIASALGVAYYLQAAYASATPEEYFVPFLVLFLVLFAATGIGNGSTFRTIAMVFDKEQAGPALGWTSAVAAYGAFIIPQVFGEQIKAATPEYALYGFAIFYLVCMVINWWYYLGPKREYDNP from the coding sequence ATGTCTGATTTACAAAAATGGGATGTGGAAGATGCCCGGTTCTGGGAGTCGGAGGGCAAGCGGATCGCCAGCCGCAACCTCTGGATCTCCATTCCCAGTCTGCTGTGTGGCTTCGCCATCTGGCTCTACTGGGGCATCATCACGGTGCAGATGCTCAACCTCGGTTTTCCGTTCGCCAAATCCGAGCTGTTTACCCTGGCCGCCATCGCCGGCCTGACCGGTGCCACACTGCGTATCCCGAGCAGCTTCTTTATCCGCATTGCCGGGGGACGTAACACCATCTTCTTTACCACCGCCCTGTTGATGCTGCCGGCCATCGGTACCGGCATCGCCCTGCAGGACAAGAGCACGCCCATCTGGGTGTTCCAGGCACTGGCCTTTCTGTCCGGCTTTGGTGGCGGTAACTTCGCCTCCTCCATGTCCAACATCAGCTTCTTCTTTCCCAAGCGCCAGCAGGGGCTGGCCCTGGGACTGAACGCCGGACTGGGCAATGCCGGTGTCACCACCATGCAGATCCTGGTGCCGCTGGTGATGACCTTTGGCATTTTCGGCGGTGAACCGATGATCCTGGAAAACACCTCCGGCACCCTGATCGGCAAGATCCCGGCCGGCACCGAGAGCTACATCCACAATGCCGGCTATGTCTGGCTGCTGTTGCTGATTCCACTCGCCTTTGCCGGCTGGTTCGGCATGAACAACATCCGTACAGAGGATGTCTCGCCCCATATCGGTTCACCGGTCAGCGCCATGTCCCGGATCACCGGCCTGCTGCTGATCGGTTTTTTCACCGCGGCCATCGGTCTCTACATCATCCTGCCGGCTCCCACCGGACTGGGCGCACCGGGCTGGGCCAAGTGGCCGGTGATCGCCGCTATTCTGCTCGGCACCGTGCTGCTGATGAAACAGATCCCCGGTGACATCAAGCCGAATCTGCAGCGCCAGTTCAGGATCTTCAGCAACAAGCACACCTGGATCATGAGCATCATCTACACCATGACCTTCGGCAGCTTTATCGGCTACTCAGCCGGCTTTGCCCTGGCCATCAAGGTGGTGTTCGGCTACCAGCATCTGGTGGTGGACGGTGTGTTGACCCATGACACGGTCAACGCCAACGGCCCATCCGCACTCATGTACGCCTGGATGGGGCCCTTCATCGGCGCCCTGATCCGCCCGGTAGGCGGCTGGATCGCCGACAAGGTGGGTGGCGCCAAAGTGACCCAGATCGTCTCGGTGATCATGATCGCCAGCGCCCTGGGGGTGGCCTACTACCTACAGGCTGCCTACGCCTCCGCCACCCCGGAAGAGTACTTCGTTCCCTTCCTGGTCCTGTTCCTGGTGCTGTTTGCCGCCACCGGTATCGGTAACGGCTCCACCTTCCGCACCATCGCCATGGTGTTCGACAAGGAGCAGGCCGGGCCCGCCCTGGGCTGGACATCCGCTGTCGCCGCCTATGGCGCCTTCATTATCCCCCAGGTGTTCGGAGAACAGATCAAAGCCGCCACCCCCGAGTATGCCCTGTACGGATTCGCCATCTTCTACCTGGTCTGCATGGTGATCAACTGGTGGTACTACCTGGGCCCGAAGCGGGAGTACGACAACCCCTGA
- a CDS encoding epoxyqueuosine reductase: MGTTETFKQQILQLGADLVGIADATPLRALRTDPDNLLAPYSRAIAIAVRVPTDVFETIQDRPTPIYATAYQASNRILDEIALKAANQLQRAGHSALPIPAAQILDRKHWYGAISHKAVARMAGLGWQGKNLLLITPEFGSRVRLVTLLTDAPLAIDEPIENRCGKCRLCVDACPVDAIHNVNTSTHYDSREEAIDLQRCAEKVTVEFANLPNIGAPMCGICIKVCPFGRRTKPPPST, translated from the coding sequence ATGGGTACTACCGAGACTTTCAAACAGCAGATCCTCCAACTGGGCGCCGACCTGGTCGGTATTGCCGATGCCACACCACTGCGTGCCCTGCGTACCGACCCAGACAACCTGCTGGCACCCTACTCCCGGGCCATCGCCATCGCTGTGCGGGTGCCGACCGACGTGTTTGAAACCATCCAGGATCGCCCCACTCCGATCTATGCCACCGCCTATCAGGCCTCCAACCGCATACTGGATGAGATCGCCCTGAAGGCAGCCAATCAGCTGCAGCGGGCCGGTCACAGCGCCCTACCGATCCCGGCGGCGCAGATCCTGGACCGGAAGCACTGGTACGGGGCCATCAGCCACAAGGCAGTGGCACGGATGGCGGGGCTTGGCTGGCAGGGAAAGAACCTGTTACTGATCACCCCGGAATTCGGCTCCCGGGTTCGACTGGTCACACTACTGACCGACGCACCACTGGCGATTGATGAACCGATCGAGAACCGCTGTGGCAAATGCCGTCTCTGTGTCGATGCCTGCCCGGTCGATGCCATTCACAACGTCAATACCAGCACCCACTATGACAGCCGCGAGGAGGCAATCGACTTGCAACGTTGTGCCGAGAAGGTGACTGTCGAATTTGCCAACCTGCCCAATATAGGCGCCCCCATGTGCGGTATCTGTATCAAGGTGTGTCCATTTGGGCGCCGGACCAAGCCCCCACCATCCACCTGA